One Equus quagga isolate Etosha38 chromosome 5, UCLA_HA_Equagga_1.0, whole genome shotgun sequence genomic window carries:
- the TMEM222 gene encoding transmembrane protein 222, with the protein MAEAEGSSPLLLPPPPPPPGMAEVEVPTAAETDKKQFSGSGGGAMDVERSRFPYCVVWTPIPVLTWFFPIIGHMGICTSTGVIRDFAGPYFVSEDNMAFGKPAKYWKLDPAQVYASGPNAWDTGVHDASEEYKHRMHNLCCDNCHSHVALALNLMRYNNSTNWNMVTLCFFCLLYGKYVSVGAFVKTWLPFVLLLGIILTISLVFNLR; encoded by the exons ATGGCGGAAGCGGAAGGGAGTTCGCCGCTCCTGTTGCCACCGCCGCCACCCCCGCCCGGAATGGCGGAAGTGGAGGTGCCGACGGCGGCCGAGACGGACAAGAAGCAATTTAGCGGCTCGGGCGGCGGCGCCATGGACGTGGAGCGGAGCCGCTTCCCCTACTGCGTGGTGTGGACGCCCATCCCGGTGCTCAC GTGGTTTTTCCCCATCATTGGTCACATGGGCATCTGCACATCCACAGGAGTCATTCGGGACTTCGCTGGCCCTTACTTTGTCTCG GAAGACAACATGGCCTTTGGGAAGCCTGCCAA gtACTGGAAGTTGGACCCTGCTCAGGTGTATGCCAGTGGGCCCAATGCGTGGGACACAGGCGTGCATGATGCCTCTGAGGAGTACAAGCACCGCATG CATAATCTCTGCTGTGACAACTGCCACTCACATGTGGCATTGGCCCTGAACCTGATGCGCTACAACAACAGCACCAACTGGAACATGGTGACGCTGTGCTTCTTCTGCCTGCTCTATGGGAAGTATGTCAG TGTTGGGGCCTTCGTGAAGACCTGGCTACCCTTCGTCCTCCTCCTGGGCATCATCCTAACCATCAGCCTGGTCTTTAACCTTCGGTGA